From Candidatus Hydrogenedentota bacterium, a single genomic window includes:
- a CDS encoding sulfatase, which yields MKKTVILAAGAVLLCAVSFFLGRALTPAAPPAALPDPVAPAPPSRPNVVWLVLDACRYDHLSSYGYPVETSPFIDRMAKAGVLFENNYAQGLMTPLSVPSYITGQYLPANCLFNAYGRGVPRVGPPDEKCVSEILRENGYATLFATSHPGMTRESPLYQSFDQAAFVPSRDRFPAPTLSEMLPAVRELLAAGAKSGAPYFLHIHCMETHFPHRGEGKWSADTYVSDDIRDGMPLGLIGCTFDEEEKECMRNLHDASIRSADRAFGELLALLEKRGDADNTLFVITSDHGELLGEDGTRWGHEIHIADPVLRTPLILAGPGLPAGARVSGLTRSLDILPTLLDLLGLRTDATLHGVSLMPLVRGEKAETGEPVLSRAGGYEEDVTFILVNREHRYEYVLDTGEGRVFAAADAEGRLLDGVPSEVVQGYRATLTATFIPLWERYLTYLRSFQLYDFRKEFNADIVSPRDLLVVREGGNADPADRSDSRWTFSEGALWAANPTEKAPPITMTFPLDPGKYSVWIILKVMRPDDAQPGSSLTVQLPGSALIDATWTPPPRDHLPDNYFHVGEVQVGDGGCAVALSPGREDHWSALRGVKFFRLDGGVLNDGASLSMEEIQEKMQALGYLN from the coding sequence ATGAAAAAAACGGTTATACTCGCTGCGGGGGCAGTCCTGTTGTGCGCAGTGTCCTTTTTTCTGGGCCGGGCGCTCACCCCGGCCGCGCCTCCGGCAGCCCTTCCCGATCCGGTGGCACCCGCCCCCCCCAGCCGCCCGAACGTGGTCTGGCTGGTGCTGGACGCCTGCCGGTACGACCATCTTTCGAGTTACGGGTATCCGGTCGAGACCTCCCCATTCATTGACCGGATGGCGAAGGCGGGGGTGCTTTTCGAGAACAACTACGCGCAGGGGTTGATGACGCCGCTTTCCGTGCCCTCCTACATCACCGGCCAGTATCTTCCCGCGAACTGCCTGTTCAACGCCTATGGCCGCGGGGTGCCGCGGGTCGGGCCGCCGGACGAGAAATGCGTGTCGGAAATCCTGCGGGAGAACGGGTACGCCACCCTCTTCGCCACGTCCCATCCCGGCATGACGCGGGAAAGCCCCCTGTACCAGTCCTTCGACCAGGCGGCGTTTGTGCCCAGCCGGGACCGTTTTCCCGCGCCGACGCTGTCTGAGATGCTTCCGGCGGTCAGGGAACTCCTGGCCGCGGGCGCCAAGTCCGGCGCGCCGTACTTTCTCCACATCCACTGCATGGAGACGCATTTTCCGCACCGGGGCGAGGGGAAGTGGTCCGCCGACACGTATGTGAGCGACGACATCCGGGACGGCATGCCCCTGGGGCTCATCGGCTGCACGTTCGACGAGGAGGAGAAGGAGTGCATGCGCAACCTGCACGACGCCTCCATTCGCAGCGCGGACCGGGCTTTCGGCGAGCTGCTGGCCCTTCTGGAAAAACGGGGCGACGCGGACAACACCCTTTTCGTCATCACCTCGGACCACGGCGAGCTGCTCGGGGAGGACGGGACGCGCTGGGGGCATGAAATCCACATTGCGGACCCCGTGCTGCGCACCCCGCTGATTCTCGCGGGTCCGGGGCTTCCCGCAGGCGCGCGGGTGTCCGGCCTGACCCGCAGCCTGGACATTCTGCCCACCCTGCTGGACCTCTTGGGCCTGCGCACGGACGCCACCCTGCACGGGGTCAGCCTGATGCCTCTGGTGCGCGGCGAAAAGGCGGAAACCGGCGAGCCCGTCCTGTCGCGGGCGGGCGGCTACGAGGAGGACGTCACCTTCATTCTTGTCAACCGGGAGCACCGCTACGAGTATGTTCTGGACACGGGGGAGGGTCGGGTCTTCGCCGCCGCAGACGCCGAGGGCCGGCTCCTGGATGGGGTCCCCTCCGAAGTGGTGCAGGGCTACCGCGCCACGCTCACGGCAACCTTTATCCCCCTGTGGGAGAGGTATTTGACCTATCTGCGGAGTTTCCAGCTGTATGACTTCCGGAAGGAGTTTAATGCGGACATCGTCTCCCCGCGCGACTTACTGGTGGTGCGGGAGGGCGGCAATGCCGACCCCGCGGACCGTTCGGACAGCCGCTGGACCTTCTCGGAGGGCGCGCTGTGGGCGGCGAATCCGACGGAGAAGGCCCCGCCGATCACGATGACGTTCCCCCTGGACCCGGGCAAATACAGCGTCTGGATCATTCTGAAGGTCATGAGGCCGGACGACGCCCAGCCGGGCAGCTCCCTCACGGTGCAGCTGCCGGGGTCCGCACTCATAGACGCGACCTGGACCCCCCCGCCCCGGGACCACCTGCCTGACAACTACTTCCACGTGGGGGAGGTGCAGGTGGGCGACGGCGGCTGCGCGGTCGCGCTTTCTCCGGGGAGGGAGGATCACTGGTCCGCCTTGCGCGGTGTGAAGTTCTTCCGCCTGGACGGCGGCGTCCTGAACGACGGGGCTTCTCTGTCGATGGAGGAGATTCAGGAGAAGATGCAGGCGCTGGGCTATCTGAACTGA